GTGTATTTCAAGCCGATCGCTCTCGTCACGAAGTAGTAAAATTAGCCAAACAAGAGTTAGTTAAACATTTACCTCGCTTGGCTCAAGAGCAATCAAAAACTGTTTTTAATGCAGTTCAAGAGTGCTTTAATGTGTACGAACGAGAAGTAACTAAACGCATCAATGAAGATATTCAATCTCGACAATCTGAACTAGATAATTTGTTGGCTCAAAAATCATCGTTTGAGATCGATCGCCAAACCGAAATAGAACGGTTACAAAAACTAGAAACAGAAGTTAGCGGTAAACTGAAAGAAGTCGAAAATATCTATCAAGATTGTATTTCCTCTTTGTCATAAACTGCTATATCATTTATTTGTGAACTTACACTTAAGCTACTCTGCATTTAAATTATATAACTGGGGCAGGCAGGATGCCTACCCCACAAGAGTCTAATTAAATTTAAATATCTCTAGATGCGTTTTAGCTGAATCCACCAAGTATTGATATCTCTCTCTGTGTTCTTTATGCCTCTGTGGTGAATTTAAAATTCCATACCTGACATCTTAGTAAATGAACCGTGAATGAAAACCTTTTCAATTATCTAATGACAGCAATGGGAGTTTTGGCATTTGAGCCAAACTCTCAAATTAAGCAAGATGTAATTGCCCTTGGCGAGTACCTCCAAAACCCTCACTTTCGCATCGCAGTATTTGCACCTTTTAACTATGGTAAATCAACTTTACTAAATGCATGGTTAGGCGCTCGCTTATTACCGATGGATTTGATTCCTACTACTGGTGCTGCAATTCATGTTAAATATGGAGAGCAGATCGAAACTCATATTACTCTAAAAGATGGCACAAAGATCGTCAAAAATGGGACAAATATTCTGCAAGAATATGCCATTTTAGATAACGATAGAAGGATGCGATCAGACGTTACTGCTGTTGAAGTTTATTATCCCGATCCTTGGCTCAAAACTGGAGTAGAATTAATCGATCTACCAGGTACAGACGATCGCGAAGCACAAGATAACTTAGTACGCGATCGCTTACTCACCGCAGATTTAATTATTCAAGTTTTAGATGCTCGTAAATTAATGACTCTTAATGAAAGGGAAAATTTGCGAGATTGGTTGTCAGATAGAGGGATTAAAACAGTTGTTTTTGCAATTAACTTTCTCAACTTAATTCCTTCAGAAGAACAGCAAGAAGTGAATCGTCGAATGCGATTTGTAGCTGAAAGTTTTCGATCTGAATTACCAAATAACGTCAGCAATCTTTACCGAGTTGATGCTTTACCAGCATTAAGAGCTAAACTCAAAGGAGATTCAGCCGCTTTAGCAACAAATGGATTAACTACTTTTGTTAGTGCGATAGAACAAATTACCGCAATTCAGCAGTCAGAAAAAAGCCTGCGTCTTCCTCGTTTACTAGCTGTAGTCGAACCAATCAAACAAGCTTTAGCCAGCAAAATCACGACTATTACCACTGAATTAACTGAAGCTAAAGAACAGTATCAAGCAGAAATTGAAGTCAAACAAAAAGCTGAAAAAATTATCAAACAAGCCTTTCAAAGAAGCCTTTCTGAACTAGAAAGTTGGTTGTATTTGCCAAACCTATTATCAGCTTATCAATCCCAGCTAGCTACAGCTTTAGAACAAAGTAAACTAGACGATTGGGAAAATCAACAACTGCAACCCAAACTATTAGAATACCAAAACGCGATCGCACATTGGGTAAACAAAGCTAGTGAATTTTTTGACAAGAAACCTCCAGCCGAATTATCTATCACCTTACCCAAACCTCCAGAGATTCCCCTTCCCAAATCGCCAAATACCCCCAATAAATCCAGTGATGTCGATCTAACGCCAGTTGCGATCGCAACTGGATTAGGTTGGCTGTTAGGAGGACCTGTAGGTGCTGCTATAATTGGTGGTGCTACCTATTTAATTGATAAAAACTCAGAATCACCTGTCAAACCAATTGTAACCGATCCCGAACTGATTAAAAAAGCTGCTAGTGAAGCGGCTAAAAACTATTTAACTACCTTTAGTAATGAAGCTTTCCCACCTCTGAAAGAGTATCAACAAATAGTAGAGAAGTGGCTAGATTTTCAACCTAGTTTAGAACCTCAAAACACGAGCGAGCGATATCATAATTTACAGCTATTAACTACTTTATCCTCTAATTTAGAGCGAGAATTAGAGATATTATCCCCAAAAATATCCTAGTCAGCAATCTTGTTTAATTGTTACATTGAAGCAATACCAGCCAGCATTCAAGATCTTTTCACTTTTAACCACAGGAGTGGAAGATCGCAGGAAAGTCAGACGTTCTCAAACCCTCTCCGTGTCTCCTTCTCCTTTGTCAGTCTCAACTACCAAGCTATTTGCTCTCGTCAGCTGATCAGAGGGCGACAAGCGCCCTCTGATCAGCTGAGTGCGTCAGCCCTAAATGACATAAAGATACAAAAAAATTTCAGAAAAACTGCTATCTTAAATGTTTTTGAATAAGCGGTTTCTTGGTTGTTTCTCAAGTAAACTATTTTTGCTCAGTCGGGCAGTAAAATAGCCAAACAGACTGAGAGCATGATATACCGTCAATGGCAAAGTCTATCAGTCGCCCCCAACGGGCGAGGTATCTACCCAGAAAATTCTCATGAAGCTAGCAGCTAGAGTCCATCAAATTACTCCTTCTTTAACCTTGCAAATTTCGGCTCAAGCCAAGAGTATGAAAGCAGAAGGAATCGATGTCTGTAGTTTTACCGCCGGAGAGCCAGATTTCGATACTCCAGAACACATTAAAGCTGCGGCGATCGAAGCTTTGCAAATGGGTAAAACTAAATATGGTCCGGCGGCTGGGGAACCTTTATTAAGGGAAGCTATAGCCAAAAAACTCCGCCAAGACAATCAACTTAGTTATGAAGCTAGTAACGTCATTGTGACTAATGGCGGGAAACATTCTCTGTTTAACTTGATGCTAGCTTTAGTCGAACCTGGAGATGAAGTAATTATTCCGGCTCCCTATTGGTTGAGTTATCCAGAAATGGTGACTTTAGCTGGAGGTACGCCCGTTATTTTACCGACTAATGCTCAAAGTGGTTACAAAATTGCTCCTGAGCAACTCCAAGAGGCGATTACTTCCCGCACCCGTTTATTAGTCCTCAATTCCCCTTCCAATCCGACTGGGGTGGTTTATACTCCAGAAGAACTCAAAGCGATCGCTCAAGTAGTTGTAGAGCGAGATATACTCGTCGTCTCTGATGAAATCTACGAGAAAATTCTTTACGATGGCGTTGAGCAAGTCAGTATCGGCTCTTTAGGAGCAGAGATTTTTGCCCGTACTATTATCAGTAATGGGTTTGCTAAGGCTTATTCTATGACTGGATGGCGGATTGGTTACTTAGCAGGCGCTAAAGAGCTAATTGATGTCGTCACGGCGATTCAAAGCCACAGTACATCTAATGTCTGTACCTTTGCTCAATATGGGGCGATCGCGGCTTTAGAAGGCTCCCAAGAGTGTATCGCCAAAATGCACCAATCTTTCGCCCAGCGCCGTCTAGTCATGTTAGATTTATTAGCGGCGATACCTGGGTTTACTGGTGCTAAACCAAATGGAGCATTCTACATATTCGTCAATATCGGGACTACAGGTTTAGGTTCTCTAGAATTTTGCCAAGCTTTACTGAAACAACAACAAGTTGCGGCAATTCCAGGTTTAGCTTTTGGCGCTGACGATCACATTCGGCTATCCTATGCTACCGATTTGCTGACTATTGAAAAAGGTATGGCTAGGCTGAAGGAATTTGTCAGTCAGATGCTTTAGTGACAAGATAGAGCGATCGCAGTTTTGAAGTAGCTATGCAGCTTAGCAACAATGGCGATCGCTTATCTCTATTTCCCAATTCGCCAATGTTTGAGCAAATTCTGGGTATTGTAAGCCTCCGCGCCACAAAATCAAAGCATCTTCATTATTATCCTGATAGTAGCGAGGACGTTTACCTGCTAGCTTAAAACCAAATTTTGCGTATAAGGAAATAGCATCTTGATTACCCGCACGAACCTCTAAAGTTGCTCTTTCTAATCCTTCTTCCCATGCCTTTTTTAACAAACCATACAATAACATTTGTCCCAATCCTTGACGGCGATACTTAGGATGAATTGCCAGTAAGGTGATGTGGGATTCTTCAACGATAGACCAAAAACAACCTATTCCTAGCAAATTATCCGTTATTTCTATATGTGGAATCTTGGTCGCTACAGTAGTGGGTTCAGAGAGATTATTTGCCAAACCATCTCTGTGAGCTACAGATAATAAAAGGAAATGACTGCGATCGCTAGCCAATTCTCTTTGATAGCCTTCTAAAGTCCATAAACCACTAAAACACAATTGGTCTAATTCTAAAACAGCAGGAAGATCTGCTGCGGTTAAAGGTTTAAATTGTAAATAAGTCACCATTTATGAGTTGCAGGATCTCGGTTTTTGGCTCTAATTACTTACTTCTTTCAACCCAATTATTTCCATGTCTTGAGGAGATAGTTGCCAAACGCGAGCGAGATTATAGACGGCTTCTTTATGCATTTCTGGCATTTGTGCCCCTCTTCCAGAAATACCGACATTTAGCCTGGTTTTTTTACTAGTCATGCTAGATATAGCAGATTCAATTTTGGCAGGATTCTTGTCTATATTATAGAATTTTAAGATTTTACTTAAAGTGTCTGGCTGGTTGGCAAATAACTCTTCATAAGAGAGCCATAATGTGTCTATTTTTGGTGATGCTTCTCGCCAAGATACAAAGAAGTTAAAATACCAAGGTAAATGAATATGTATTAGGAATAGTAGCTGTTCTTCCTTAGTCATCTCGAAATATTTTTGATGAATGTAGCCGGTTGGTGATAAGTGGCTTTGTTTCTCGATATGATCTTGGAGAGACAAGATCGCATCAAAAATATTTCTGAGCAAAATAATTGGTCTGAGTTGATACGCTTGCAAAATTAAAAGGTTATTATTTGTAGCTTTTAAGTGTTGCTGTACAATAAAGTTATCTCGACAAAATTTACGCAATTTGTATTCATGAATATCTTGCTCATTTTGACCAAAAAATTGAGATGTAGATCCTAATTGAAATCCTGTAATTTCAGCTAACAATTTAGTTAAATACGTCGATCCTGATTTAGGGAAACAAGCAACTATTATATGGGTTGTAGTTAATAAATTAGGATTGACTTTCAAAGAAGGTTCGTAATGAAAATCTTCTAGACCTATTATTTGTTTGGTCAGATTTTTAGCTTGCTGAACAAGTTTTGTCACCATATGAATCTTAAATATCTATAATCTTGGCATTCTAACACCAGCCTAATTTTTCTGGTAGTGGAGTGTGGAAATAGCAATCATAGAATTTGCGAAAATTTGGACAGTTTACGATAAAATCAAAATCTTTATGCTCGATACGATTCAGGCAAATCACTGAGATTTGATAGTACACTGAGGAAAAAGCATTCCATACCCAACGCTATCGACATCATGGTATTGACTCATCCCGTAGGGGAAACCCTAGACACCAACTGTGCGCGCCAGTATTTACCACAACTAAACCCTCATACTTCCCCTAATCAAGAACTTTTACCCATTACAGCCACTGTCAATGAGCAAGATGATTTAGCTATCGGTGGTTGTGATGTGACCACCTTGGTAGAGCAATTTGGCTCACCTCTATATATTTTAGATGAAGATACCCTACGGACAAATTGTCGCCTGTATCGAGAAGCACTCCAGGAATACTATCCTGGTTCTTCTCAGGTATTGTATGCTTCTAAAGCGTGGAGTTGTCTGGCAGTTTGCGCGATCGCCAAGAGTGAAGGTTTAGGGATCGATGTAGTCTCTGGTGGCGAACTCTATACAGCTTTACAAGCAGGGGTAAGTCCCGACAAAATCTATTTTCATGGCAATAATAAATCTAAAGCAGAATTAGAGTTAGCAATTGCCAATGAATGCACCATAGTAGTAGACAACTGGCTAGAAATAGAAACCTTAGCCCAAATATCTGGAACTAAAACCACCAAAGTCATGTTGAGGGTAACACCAGGAATTGAGTGTCATACCCATGAATATATCCGCACGGGACATTTAGATAGTAAATTTGGCTTCGATCCCAATCAACTGGATGCGGTTTTCAGTTTTGTCAGTCAGCAACCCAACTTGAATTGTCTGGGTTTACACGCTCACATCGGTTCGCAGATTTTTGAACGTCAACCTCATCAAGACTTAGGTCCTGTGATGGTAGATTGGTTGGGTAAAGCTAGTAGCTATGGTTTAGAGATTTCCGAGTTAAATATTGGTGGTGGCTTGGGAATTTGCTACACTCAAGCCGACGATCCCCCCAGCATCCAAGAGTGGGTTAAAGGTGCAGCTACGGCTGTAGTTAATGCTTGTCAAAGTCAAGGAATATCCCTACCCAAATTGCTTTGCGAACCAGGGCGATCACTCATCGGTTCAGCTTGCGTCACCGCTTATACTGTCGGTAGCACCAAAGTAGTACCAGAAATCCGCACCTACATAGCAGTAGATGGGGGAATGTCTGATAATCCTCGTCCGATTACTTATCAATCTCAATATCGAGCTTTGATAGCTAATAAAATGTCTGCACCCCACAGTGAAACCGTCACCATTGCGGGCAAACACTGCGAATCAGGCGACATTTTAATCAAAGATATCCAATTACCCCAAATAGTTGCTGGAGACACCTTAGTCGTCATGGCAACAGGTGCTTATAACTACAGCATGGCTTCTAACTACAATCGCTTGCCTAGACCAGCAGCAGTCTTAGTCAAAAATGGAGAAGCTAACTTAATCTTACAGCGAGAAACTTACACAGATTTGCTGCGTCAAGACCTTTTACCACAAAGGCTAAATGAAGTCAGAAGTCAGAAGTCAGAAGTCAGAAGTTAAAACCAGTTGCTTCAATGGTTCCAGTCTTCTAGAGTGCCCTAATCTTGATGCGTACTGCTATATGAACTACGTTGACACCCCAATTCGGAATAGTTCAGGGCGAAAGAAAACCCAATCAACAATCAACAATCAACAATCAACTAAATTAAATGTGGATAGTTAATTAAGGTTACAATCAAGCCAGTGCCAGGGTAAATTTAGCAAAGTTTGTCAACCTTTCATGCGTTTGGGTCTGATGCCTAGCTGGACTCAGCCGTTCATCTTGAAGTTGGTAGATGTAGGGCTGGTTTTAGCACTAACTTATATGCTTCTCCTCATTATTGGGGAGCGGCGAACTTTATGGATGGTCAGAGGATTGATCGTCTTAATGCTAGGTGCAGTAGTAGGAAAGCAGTTAGGGCTAGAATTTCTAAGCTTTGTATTAGATAAACTAGCGATTGGCTCTGTTTTGGCAATGGCAGTCATATTTCAAGCTGATTTTCGCCGTTTCCTCGAATTATTAGGTAGAGGTAGAATTACCCAACTCCTGAGTTCATCTACTCAGATAGTTCCAAATAGCGATAATGTAATTGATGAAATTGTCGATGCCGTCAAAGAACTATCCCAAAACCGGACTGGTGCTTTGATGATTTTGGAAACTGGGGAACCAATTGAAGAAAGCGATTTTCCGGTTCCAGGGGTGAAAATCAACGCAGAAATTTCCAAAGAGTTGTTACAAACAATTTTTCAGACTAGCACCTTACTGCATGATGGGGCACTATTAATTAGCGGCGATCGCATTATGGCAGCAGGGATTATTTTGCCGTTGTCAGAACGTACCGCTTCTAGACAGTTAGGCACCCGTCATCGGGCCGCAATGGGGATCACAGAACGTCTCCCTAATTGTATCTGTGTGGTAGTTTCTGAAGAAACTGGCTCCATTTCTCTAGCAGAAGCCGGAAATCTCAATCGACCCCTAACTAGCAGTAAACTCAAAGAGTTATTAGAGCAAAAATTCTCGCCTGCTGTCGATCAAAAAGTTGTCAATCCTGGCTTACGGAGTCTGGTTCTACAACTCCTCAAAAAAGGGCAAGCATTATTTCGCCGCGTTTTTCGTCTATCTTCGTCAACTTCCCAAAAGAAGCTATGACCGCCAATCAATCTACTCTCGATTACTTACCTACAGACCTAGATAGCAGCCGTTTACCCAAACACGTAGCTGTCATTATGGATGGCAACGGTAGATGGGCTAAAAACCGAGGAATGCCTCGGATTATGGGTCATCGTCGTGGGGTAGATGTTTTAAAAGATTTGTTGCGCTGTTGCCAAGATTGGGGGATTCCAGCTTTAACTGCTTACGCCTTTTCTACAGAAAATTGGGGTCGTCCCATTGAAGAAGTAGATTTTTTGATGACCCTCTTCGAGCGGGTATTGCGGCGAGAATTGGAAGAAATGAGGCAAAAAGATGTTCAGATTAAGTTTGTAGGCAATTTATCAGCTTTACCATCGTCTTTAAGGGCAGAAATTGACCGCTCAGTTAGCCTAACGGCGGAAAACAAAGGCATTCGCTTCACTGTTGCTACCAATTATGGAGGACGGGAAGAAATCTTGCAAGCTTGTCGGGAAATCGCCAGTCAAGTCAAATCAGGCAAAATTCAAGTAGAAGAGATTGATGAGGCTTTATTTAGCAGCCATCTCTATACTGCCCATGTTTGCGACCCAGATTTACTAATTCGGACTAGTGGAGAGATGCGGATTAGTAACTTTTTATTGTGGCAATTGGCTTATGCTGAGTTCTACATTACTCAAACTCTGTGGCCAGATTTTAGTCGTAGTGAGTTTCACCAAGCACTTCTAGCATACCAAAAACGCGATCGCCGCTTTGGTAAGGTTTGAATTTATCGATCAATAACAACATTTGTAGAGTGTGTGTAGACATACTCTACCCTATTTTTGCGTAAATTTACGGAAAATTATCCCCAGATAATTGGATGGATTAAGTATTTTATTGGATAGTTGTTTGCCTCACATATCGCTAATCTAAAAATTATTATTTACATAAAAATAATTAGGAACCAATAAATCAAGCCAATCAATCTTGGTTTTTAGTTGTTATGTAATACCTCTGATTAGGGACTTCAATTCCTAATATCTGAAATTCCGCAAAGGTGTGCTTTTTCAAGCATAAAAATACCCATATGAGTAATATTTTCCCTAGATCTGTGCTGTCAGTAAGTCGCGAAGAATTTGGCGATCAAAAATATAATCCTCAAGCCAAAAATCCACCTCTAAATTTAAAAGTAAAAGCAGGTAAGTTACCTAATGATATACAGGGTCATGTATTTATTGTAGGTCCAGTTGGTTCTGTTGATTCTGAAAATAATCCTGATAACTCGGCGGTTGTTCCTAGTGCTGATGGTACAACCCTACTTTATAACGGCGATGGAATGATTTATCGAATTGATTTTGATAACATCCAATCTGGAGTATCTTTATCAACACGGATTATTAAAACACCTTGTTATTATGCCGATGCTGCTACTAATAAGCTGACTAAATATCAAGATTTAAAGTTTCACAATTCTGGCATTACTCGTATAGGGTCGCTAGGTGTGCGAAATCAACTCAATACTGCATTTCTGCCCATGAAGTTTGGGGGAGAAGATCGAGAGAGATTATTAGCTACTTGGGATGCAGGTCGTCCTTACGAGATCGATCCTCAAACCCTAGAAGCAGTAACACCAGTTGGTTGGGATCGAGAGTGGGAAGAAGTAACTAAACTTTCGCATTTACCTTTTAAACCCCCTACTCCTTTTAAGGTGATCCAAACTTGTGCCCATCCAGTTTTCGATCCCACTCTAGATAATGGGACGATGTTTACTGTTAATAGTGGACGTTCTTTATCTAATATTTTATCTCAATTAATTCCCTTGATTTACGTTTTCCAAGAGTTATTTGATTATGTCAAAGGATTTTTTGATAGATCGCCAATTACCTCAGCAATAATGGACGATTCAGAACAATTTAAAGTTCATAAAATTGAGGTTCATCAAGAAACTTGGAAAGATAAGTTATTGCATATCTTGGCAATTATTATTCAATTTGGGAGAGGTTTCATAGATTTATTTGTTGGCAACTTTGTTGACTTGGTGGCTTGGGATGGTTCAGGAGAGTTACAAAAGTGGAGAATTCTGCATCATGGGTTGCCAATTAATATTAAACAAAGTACCCATCAAATTGGTATTACTAAAGATTATGTATTAATTATCGACACAGCTTTTAAAATTTCGATAGAAGAACTTTTGCCACCTTTGACAAAACGCAATGCCGAACAGATCGAAAAGTGGATTAGAAACATTTTAGATCATCCTCAATTTGCTAATAACTATGCTTACATCGTTCGGCGGCGCGATCTCAAACCAGGACAAAAATTCGTTCGGGCGAAAAAGGTAACTATTCCTTTAGAATCAGCCCACTTTTTAGTAGATTATCAAAATCCATCGGGACAAATTACAATTCATTTTTCTCATGTTTGCGCCTGGGATGCAGCAGAAACGGTTTCTAAATTTGACTTCGATCTAGATGCTTCACCAGAAGAATTACAACGGCTTTATGGAGTTCTTTACGGACCTACAGATATTAGTCGATTAGGCTGTTATGCGATCGATGGAGAAACAGGTAAAGTAGTTAGCAAACAGACGGTGATGGATTTAGACTTGACTTGGGGACCTGCTATCTACACTTATCGCAATAATTTGCACAACTCTACTCCAGATAGATTTGAAGATATCTACTGGAGTTCTCTGGGATGTTGGGATGAATTGCTGATGCCTCATATTATTAAACTTTACGAAGATTACGAGTATCGAGAAGTGGGGATAGATTTGATCGAGGAGATTACTAAACAAGGCAGAAAGTCTAATATTTTACGGTTGCATATTTCCCCATTAGAAAGTTTATCAGCAAGCGATCGCGCTCCCCGCAGCGCAAGCGATCGCCGTTTACAAATCGCTGATGCTTACCAGTTTCCTGATGGTTTTTACGTAACTTCACCCCAGTTTGTTCCTTCTAGTCAAAGAAGTGGTTCGACGGATGGTTATGTCGTTTGTATTGTCCATTATGGAGATGGTAAAGAAGAAACTAATGGCAATGAAATCTGGATTTTTGATGGTAGAGATTTAAAAAATGGACCAATCTGTCAGCTATGGCATGAGAAATTGAATATTGGCTTTACAGTCCACTCTACCTGGCTAGAAAAAGTACAGGAACGTGTAGCTAGCTATTATATTCCCGTAGAGGAAGATTATCGAGATATAGTGGCACAGCAGCCTGAAGAAATCCAAGATTTATTTGAAAACTGGATTTATCCACAGAAAGAACCTCTAATCAAAGACGATAGCAATCCTTTGATTCTGGAGTTACCAAAACTAGCAGAAATTCATCGCTGAGGATTTCTCTTTCCCTTTATCCTCAGCATCCAGAACATTCAGGAAAATAATTGTGAGGATAATTGCGGCAAACTAAACACCTGCTATTTGATACAATACCTGGCAAGTTCGCCCCAGACACAGTTAGGCTCATCTTTTTAAGATAAAAATCCAACTTTGGGGGGTTGATTGCACAGGAAAGCCTAAATAGGAGCGATCGCTCCTATTCCCACCAAATTGAATTAGTATATTCATCTACTGATTCAGGTATCAAATTCAATATGACATCTCTACATCATCAAATTGTTATTGTTGGGGGAGGGACGGCTGGAATTACCGTCGCTGCTCAATTACAGGGAAAACAACAGTTAGATATAGCGATAATTGAGCCATCAGACAAGCATTATTATCAACCCGCTTGGACTTTAGTCGGCGGTGGTGCATATAACATTGCAGATACAGTTAAACCAGAATCTAACTACATTCCCCAAGGTGTTGCCTGGATTCAAGATTATGTCACTCAACTAGATCCAGAGCGTAGTACAGTTATTACTAGCCAAGGAAAGGAAATTAGCTACGATTGTCTCGTATTATGTCCAGGAATCCAAATTAACTGGCATTTAATAGAAGGCTTGCCAGAAGCTTTAGGAACAGGCGGTGTTTGCAGCAACTACGCCTTTGAACAAGCCCCGTATACGTGGGAGTGCATCCGCAACTTTAAAGGCGGTAAAGCCCTATTTACCTTCCCTGGAACCCCGATTAAATGTGGGGGTGCGCCGCAGAAGATTATGTATTTGGCTGATGATGCTTTTCGTAGCCAAGGAGTGCGTTCCCAAACCGAGGTTTCCTACTTGACAGCGATGGGGGCGATTTTCCCCGTACCCGCCTACGCCGAAAGATTATTAAAAGTCGTAGAAAGGCGTAATATTCCCGTTTATTACCAGCATAATCTCAAAGCTATTCGCCCTGCTACCAAAGAAGCTGTCTTTAGCGTCACCTCTGATTCGGGCGTAAGTGAAGTCGTTATGACTTACGATATGCTCCACGTTACGCCACCGATGAGTGCCCCAGATTTTATCAAACAAAGCCCCTTAGCTAATAGCGCTGGCTGGGTAGATGTGAATAAAGACACCTTACAACACAATACCTATCCTAACGTCTTCAGCTTGGGTGATGCTTCCTCTTTACCTACCTCTAAAACTGCCGCCGCCGTTCGGAGACAAGCACCAGTATTAGTGGCAAATTTGATTGCATTACTGAATAATCAGAATTTAAAGGATAAATATAACGGCTATACTTGCTGTCCCTTAATTACAGGCTATGGGAAAACGATTATGGCTGAATTTGACTATACTAATCAGCCTTTATCTACCTTTCCATTCGATCCTAGGGAAGAACGCTATAGTATGTGGTTACTCAAACGCTATGTCTTACCTTGGGTATATTGGAACCGGATGCTTAAAGGAAAGGCTTTTGAGGGGGATGCATTAGGGTTAAAAGGTTGGAAACCATAAAAAATACTTTTGCCAGAGTTATATTATATCTCTGGCATCACTTCTGATTGACTAACTATGTCAGCCAAAGATAAATTTCACAATCTGGTTAAAACTGCCTTAGAAAATGATGAATGGAAAATTACATCAGATCCACGTTTATGATGTTGAGTTTTTTGAAACTCTTGTAGGGTGGGCATTTTGCTTACGTTGCTGACCAGTCCTCTATTCTCAATTCTACAATTTGCCCAAAATCTGACACGTTGCGGGTAA
Above is a window of Merismopedia glauca CCAP 1448/3 DNA encoding:
- a CDS encoding carotenoid oxygenase family protein, with translation MSNIFPRSVLSVSREEFGDQKYNPQAKNPPLNLKVKAGKLPNDIQGHVFIVGPVGSVDSENNPDNSAVVPSADGTTLLYNGDGMIYRIDFDNIQSGVSLSTRIIKTPCYYADAATNKLTKYQDLKFHNSGITRIGSLGVRNQLNTAFLPMKFGGEDRERLLATWDAGRPYEIDPQTLEAVTPVGWDREWEEVTKLSHLPFKPPTPFKVIQTCAHPVFDPTLDNGTMFTVNSGRSLSNILSQLIPLIYVFQELFDYVKGFFDRSPITSAIMDDSEQFKVHKIEVHQETWKDKLLHILAIIIQFGRGFIDLFVGNFVDLVAWDGSGELQKWRILHHGLPINIKQSTHQIGITKDYVLIIDTAFKISIEELLPPLTKRNAEQIEKWIRNILDHPQFANNYAYIVRRRDLKPGQKFVRAKKVTIPLESAHFLVDYQNPSGQITIHFSHVCAWDAAETVSKFDFDLDASPEELQRLYGVLYGPTDISRLGCYAIDGETGKVVSKQTVMDLDLTWGPAIYTYRNNLHNSTPDRFEDIYWSSLGCWDELLMPHIIKLYEDYEYREVGIDLIEEITKQGRKSNILRLHISPLESLSASDRAPRSASDRRLQIADAYQFPDGFYVTSPQFVPSSQRSGSTDGYVVCIVHYGDGKEETNGNEIWIFDGRDLKNGPICQLWHEKLNIGFTVHSTWLEKVQERVASYYIPVEEDYRDIVAQQPEEIQDLFENWIYPQKEPLIKDDSNPLILELPKLAEIHR
- a CDS encoding NAD(P)/FAD-dependent oxidoreductase encodes the protein MTSLHHQIVIVGGGTAGITVAAQLQGKQQLDIAIIEPSDKHYYQPAWTLVGGGAYNIADTVKPESNYIPQGVAWIQDYVTQLDPERSTVITSQGKEISYDCLVLCPGIQINWHLIEGLPEALGTGGVCSNYAFEQAPYTWECIRNFKGGKALFTFPGTPIKCGGAPQKIMYLADDAFRSQGVRSQTEVSYLTAMGAIFPVPAYAERLLKVVERRNIPVYYQHNLKAIRPATKEAVFSVTSDSGVSEVVMTYDMLHVTPPMSAPDFIKQSPLANSAGWVDVNKDTLQHNTYPNVFSLGDASSLPTSKTAAAVRRQAPVLVANLIALLNNQNLKDKYNGYTCCPLITGYGKTIMAEFDYTNQPLSTFPFDPREERYSMWLLKRYVLPWVYWNRMLKGKAFEGDALGLKGWKP
- a CDS encoding element excision factor XisH family protein, with translation MSAKDKFHNLVKTALENDEWKITSDPRL